Proteins co-encoded in one Papaver somniferum cultivar HN1 chromosome 5, ASM357369v1, whole genome shotgun sequence genomic window:
- the LOC113280450 gene encoding putative protein TPRXL: MVELRSGSAASSENTNVESVPGVNSPSSGITTPPTDPSSTESTPSGVTPPITRARAVVTSNVSAQPANPGSTESAPSGATPPVTRARAAATTPNASSSMTPPTTT, translated from the coding sequence atggtggaactcagatccggatcagctgcAAGCTCCGAGAACACCAACGTGGAATCTGTCCCTGGTGTTAACTCTCCTTCCAGCGGCATCACTACACCACCTACTGATCCCAGCAGCACTgaaagcactccttcaggtgttacaccaccaatAACCAGGGCCAGAGCCGTTGTCACCTCTAATGTTTCTGCACAACCTGCTAATCCTGGCAGCACCGAAAGTGCTCCTTCGGGCGCTACACCTCCAGTtaccagggccagagctgccgCTACCACCCCTAATGCTTCGTCAAGCATGACGCCTCCAACCACCACTTAA